Within Plectropomus leopardus isolate mb chromosome 23, YSFRI_Pleo_2.0, whole genome shotgun sequence, the genomic segment TGATAACAGCAGTAATGatggtaataataattaagttttttaaataagtttttttgtgtgtgttattaccAGTACCACAGATTCAGGGACGACCCCGCTGCACTTGGCCGCCTCTGAAGGCCTCCTGGACTGCACTGAGATCCTCGTTCAGGCTGGAGCAGATGTGTTGGCCCAGGACAGCGTGGGACACACCCCTCTGGATTTGGCCCGCATCTGGTGCCACAGGGAGGTGGCAAGGTaacaagctaaaaaaacaattcacacCAATAAATGAAAGCTTTGTTAAACCGTTTCAGATAAAATTgacgattttttaaaaagtcttctGGTTTTCTCTGTAGGTATCTGAAAAGCTGCATGTGgcagacagagaagaagaaagaaatgcaTGAGAGGAAACTAGTTCAAAATTTGTACAGTGATCTCGTGGAAATGGTCAAACTGAATGATCTCAATAAAAAGGTTAGTTGATATGCTGACAACCACATAAATAACTTTGTGACTGAATCATACATCATCAAACATATTCACATGTTAAAACCCTCATACACTAtttctacaaaaagtaatgtaattGAATTTGTAAGTAACATAATACATGTAAGAGTTTAAAGATTGAAAAGTCCTCTTAAGGAGGTAAGTTTGGAGGGTTAATGGGACTGATACATTTGaaacagtcaaacaaacacaggactttcccccaggagatcggtgtttgtgtcccatgtgaaaccaaaagaaGTATTGTAAAGTACAtcctcactgtgtttcttttcctaaacctgacCAGCTTAACTTTGGTTAAGTAAGTTATGTTAAAGGtaaactatgcaggattgttggttaagtgaaagtaaaagccaactcTAGATTCAGCCTCGTTTGGTGTTTTGCATCactaaatttgtgtttttttggcgcTGTGTCTCTCGAATGACtactgcttacagtctggcaccacAGCAAccatgtttgcttgttttttcctaaacctaacctacctAACTTTACTTGTCTTAACGTAACCTTTAGAACTTTTCTTGTCTAAATGTAACCTACGTAACTGACTTGGCTAAACATAATCCACATGAATTTATTTTCCTTAACCAATCTCACGTACATTTatctgcctaaacctaacctacgtaactttactTGCGTAAATATGACCTACACAAATTtacattaagtaaataaaatgaccaTGCCATTTGTGGGACACTAGTTCtttagatatcatacaaactgctGAATGAGGATACATTAGGCTGCTGAATGCAGTGTTACTTAATAAACTATGCTTTCTTGAACATTGTGATCAATGTTGATGTAACATTTAAAGGGTACTTGTGAAAATCCTAATCTTGCTACgtattttttacttcaaaaatttaaacattagcATTAATCTCTCATTGGTGGAAGATCAGGTAGTATTCTCGGTTCTCTTGTCAAGCTATAATAAAATTTGTAGCATCTATGTAACATATGAAACAAAACTATTCACACTTATTCCTTGTCAATTTTCAGACACTTATTGATGTGAAGATGGCTGAGTGGGCGAACAATAAAGGTCTTCCTCTCCTGAAGGATTTCCACCCCAGAGTCTCAGTGAGCCAGTACCACACCCAGTGTCTCTCATCAGGTCAGAACACTTCTTACCAAAAATATGCCAAACGCCCATCGAAGCATCAGCCAGAAGATCCTCTGGAGAAGATTACCTCCAAAAAGCAACCTCCATTCTCACCGTGGACCATCTTCATGGGCGTCCAGCCAGAGAAACCCCTCAGAGAGCCGGACCTTCGGGGCCAGGTCACAGTGTGGagggacagcagcagcaggcagcctcAGTACTCCACCAAGTGGGACGGCACGCACCGCCCCACCCCTGACCTGCCTCTGGACGTCCTCAAGAGGGTGTTGTTCCCCAGAGCCTTCCCCTCCAGGATCGCCTCCCCTCGTTACTTTGAGCCGCAGGACATTGAGGAGGTCCAGCACAGAGGATACCCCCAGGGGCGGAGCACCTCCCCCTGGACAGAGGTGGCCATGCACCTGGCTGAGGTGCTGGAGCCCGGACACTACTGAGCATCACACTGCTGgacctgaaattaaaaactgattaaaactcgTCTGATACTacaatattttgcatattttaacattgAAACTTGGTTGGAGGTGGAAAGAACATGAGACCATTTTTAGAAATAACAtgagaataacaataaaaataataataagcgGAAATAGTAAACATCAATtataatttcattgtttgttaacattaaaattaacattaactTAAATTTATTATCGATAAACTTACGTACCATCATAATACTTAGATGTTAATTTCCTCTCATTATTGTTATGATTTTCACAATTTATATCAGTTTATTGTAGTGCACATTAACATTTTGTATAGTATATCAAGTATTTCTTAATGGTTAGTAATAGGTTTGTAAAGGGTTTATAAATATTGGATTATATACCTTGTTAAATGGCCAGTAAATACTGTGTAGTGCAGTGGATTGAAGTGGGTTGTGGGTACATTCTGAAAGGATTGCAAGTGACTTGTGATCATCAATTTACCATTTATGTTAGTAATAATCAACTTCCGGCCCAAAGGCAAAATCTAGCCCTCGACAGGGTCCCCGTGGCCTgctgaccattttctaattcacaatgggAAATATGGATTCACACTTTCAAAAGCATCTAAATGGAGCttctttatttgaaataaataaataaataagcaccAGGGGAGGATCTCCCACCCCCCATTCGAGGTCCGATCTGTGtgtttattaactggcccctggcctcctgtcattttgcaaaagtgcccccTATGTACGAGTTGAGTATCCCTAATTTATGGTATTTATGAAGTGCTACCACTGTAATTAAAGCATTCTTTTTTAGGAAAACATGTATTACTTGGACGTCTGGCTGTGTGCATCACGAGTGTTAACAGGCATAACAGCAGACCGTCCCTGACAAAATAACCTGCCGCCCCATGACTTCAGCTCAaagtgacaaaattaaaaatgccacACACTCCAGATGCTGCGGCTCCGAAAGCGGGGTGAACGGAGGGGTGAGTGAAAGGTGAGAAAACCTCAGTGAACTGGGTCACCTGTCTCAGATGTATCCCTGCACTTTCACTGCTGCCCCCAGGGACCTGACTCGGGATCCAGGTGAGGGCTTGTCAACAGCGTGTGCGTAACTGCGAGCTGTGACCTGTCagctgaaagtgtgtgtgtgtgtgtgtgtgtgtgtgtcagttttgtCTTCTTCCTTTACTTCACAAAGCACTTCACACCTCAGCGGGGGTCAAAGTGCACACAAGCCTCAACGTGGTGCACCTACTGTGACCAAGCCACATGGGACTTGGCTAACGTAATGCCATTCTGTAAcactgtctgacacacacacacacacacacacgcacgcacgcacgcacgcacgcacgcacgcacgcacacgcacacgcacacgcacacacacacacacgcacgcacacacatttctgAGTAGAGTTCACGGTGTGACAACAAGAAAATCCATCACACTGCAAATCAAATTTAGCACTGACAGGGTGAATTAACCTGATTTAATTGGAAATGACGAGGATCAGTTCAtctatttttgcctttatttcctTGAACACCAACCTCTGAAAAGAACCATTTAATCCGCGTGTTATTTCAACAAAATCTTTTATTATACATTTGTGTGAATACCGGCCTACAATGAATCGCACTCCGTAATTGGTAAAAAGAATTTCGGCCTCTTTAATAGTGCCTTCATCAAACCACTTTCAGCAGCTTTTGTCCCAGACGCACGTAAGCACCCAAGAGTCACTGCAAGGTTCGATCTTAAagagtgttttcattttgtcgCTTGGTGTCGGGTTAACTCAATGATCAATGTACAAAAGCCAGTTAGTTATTactgtgaatttttaaaaaacagtcaggTTGCAGACTACAGCGCTGGTGATTAATGACTCTGTAGATGTGagacaagaaaacagaaaaatctcaACTAAGTGCATCGTTTTTGTGGCCACACGTAAACAATCCAGACTGGGAGATTTCCATCGTAGCCAACTATAATTTAAGGGTGTTTCACTTATTAAAGTGATCCTTTCTACGGGGGCAGAGAGTATTCACATGTCAAATCTTGTAATTAAAACTAGCCATTTCCATTGATTAGTAGCTGGTTCTTTACAACttaaaaggaatacttcacctcccACAGTGACCATTTATATAACAATTACTGTGAAGTaaacatgcctccatggtgaatgaagaatccaaaaacagagaaaattcttgatgaatttaagtcatgggggtttaacaacagcaaaattttgtgaaaatatgaGTTAAACTCTCACAGCTGTGAGTGTTATttagtcatatgctcagtacttcccaaacaaagccaaactccactgataaaaacaataattttacccTGCTGAACATgaaagctgctggtctaccacggccttgatcagttagttagtgttattgtgtgattttggtgaacCAGAAATAACTCTTAAAAACGTTGTTTGATTCAGGTCCAACTCTTGACATTAAAGTGCAAAGcattaaaattctacatattgtgttGTAAATATACACAGTGACTGCACTCTAAAGGTTGAAACTTGGAGATTGCAACTGAATTTTGCTATTGGATGAGCCTGCTTGTAGAAGCCTGCTTTTATCACCAACCGAGCCCCCGAGTCCCCGCCCACACCCTCTCGCCAACCGACTGCTATGTGTGTGCAGGtagcagggaggtgctgtggatcgaGAGGTGGCACGATTGAGTGACTGGGCATGTCTTAGCCCTCCCAGCCCTGCccatttgagactttttaacaTTCCTTGACTTAAATTGTGCTGCAAGAATTACATCGtacacagatgttttgatatagtctTTGCGCTTTTAAcctggacccctatgacttcaaatcatcaagaattttctcagtttttggatttaccgctcaccgtggaggcatgcgagaaaaaattatttcatgaaTTCAACTTAACATGAGGTGAATGGCTGATAAACATATGATCATTTGTGGTAAAAGTCTTCCTTTAACTGCACTTTCCCAtttgaaataatgttaataagCATTTCTGTGGTGACCTGTAGCATTTTGTCTGCAGCTGGGCTTTCCTTTCCAGGATCAATTCACATCAAAGTCAAAGACTGGACTTAAGGATTAAGTCAAAAAGTACCTTTAAACTGTTTCATTAATCTCCAACCTTCATCTGAGGAGACAGTAGTTTTCACaagttgtgttttgtctcttaaCCTGCCCTCAATGCTACTTTGTATTGAAACAGATAAAGTGTGAtacctaaaacacacaaatgacagCAAATCTCATCTCAAGAAGAAAAGTGTTAATGATTTATCTGCCAAAGTCAAAACTTACAGGTTTTTGGTGGTTGTTAATTTCAGATCCTTCACACATatcaaagcttaaaaaatgGAGGAGTCCAACATGACAATAAGAAAGCATCGCACTACGGACAAGATCCCCTCAAAGAGGTCTCCAGATGTTGTTGGCAGtcaatacagacagacagaaaaacaaagagagacgAACGTGGCCTGTGTAAACTCGTGGGCTCGTCCAGCAAGAAGCTCTGTTCCGTTTATTGGTCCGTCCTCTTCATGTGCTTCCGCTTTGGCCACTGTTTCGTTTAAGTCCCATCCAGAAACAAATTTCCAAAGTCCTTCCTGCTTCCCCTCAATTtccaacacaaacactcactcacacacaccaacagacCCCAGAGGCTGCACCCCGAGTCCGAGCTCCTCAGTACATTTTCTGTCGGCTGGGCAGCACTGCCTCCTTGAGGAAAGAGAACACGAGGAGGATCCCAGACCTCTTCCCCCTCTTGCCCTTGGTGAAGTAATTAGACACCACATcgtctaaaaaaaattaaaagaaaaaaggcatttgTTAAATACCGTTTAGGGCTGCCCTTTAAAGTCGGAGATTAAAATCGTCAGTCAGACACCCcacagtcgactgagattgcttgatttttttagtttatttggggtttttttgcttgtcagtgtgcagtgtacttctggtgACGTTTGAGTACCCAGATTTTGatgcagagtgagcgctcttggCTTTCACGCTATTAtcctctctcttctgcttagaagtagcgaatttacagctcacagcatctTAACACGACACAGTCTCAGTGTCATGGAGAGATATTAAAGTAAgacacataatgtgttcaaagggacacacaatcatttaaaagattcccaaaaatataaaaaaataaaattaaattaaattaacaaccCCTGTGGCCACTACCACCACACATACGTACACCTGGTATTCTGTGGGGAACACTGAGGCCTCATTTAGGCCTGTTTCGTGCCTCAGTAGCATCCACTGAAAAGTCTAACTTGAACCAGAATATTTGCAGATTAATTCAAACCTTATATGTTATGATCCCCAGggattacttttttcttcttttttaaagaatattttttgttttttttagcctttattagataggacggCTTAAATGTGAAAGGGGGGTAAATAAAAGGTTCTGATCCCTTAaactaaaaaacagcatattgctgaaaagacaaaaaaaatctcacctcCTTGTTGCATGGTGGATGGAAGCACATTTTCCCCCGCTGACAGTGAAACAAAGAAGGCGAAGGGGATCACCCACAGGCAGATGGTGAAGTATGCCAGCACCTTAAAGCCAAACGCAAGATCATAAGACAAGTATGGGAGAAAtgttaaattacagaaaatctcccttgttgtttaaaaaaacactatatcACAGACAGCGTATGGCATCATGAATGTGAGATGATATTACCTCTGAGAATGGATAATACTCTTGTGCAAAGTACTGGAAGGCCATATAATGGTTCACCACCACCAACACTGGAGAGAGGAGACGAGGGAAAAGAaacaatgttggaaaaaaagaaaaagagacaagaaaatgacaaataatcaGCATCGGTTTGACTTAATTTCCTCACACAAGACTCTTTGATGACTAAACGAAAGGAAGCTTTCTTTTTAGTTTCATACAAATACCACATTTTTGTGCGACTATCATGActattctaaaatatttttcttttctgtttaaCAAAAGGGTCTATCTCTGTTTGCACAATGTtatcagacacttagaataatgATACGATCCTGTCAGtggccaaaacaaacacttttagtggtcATTAATTGACAGTGTGAAGATGCCCCGAATGGTTAGCCTGTTTTAcactctcgctcaatactggacctatttcaaaaactgttgttgcCGATAGTAactctgacacaaaaacatgggaaaacagggtCCAGTTTGAAAAAcgccaaagttaccctttaagttttattttctttagatGATGCTGAAACCAGTTTCTGTTTTAAACAGGCAAATAATCCAAAACTGGTGTCTGTCGTACTCACCACAGGAGAGGATAAAGTTTGGGGAGCTCAGCAGTATGTATGGGAAAGTCTGCAGGAGGCCGAAGTACACCAGGTTGGTGAAGAGGCCGACTCCCACCATCAACATTGGGAAGCCTTCAAAAAGATAGAGACCTGCCAGCACACCTGTCGAAAACTGGACGCATTCGCACAAACAGTGAAGCAGAACACAGGTGTTGTGAATTACATATTGtacaataatttattattaaaaacagcataaataaaatgacatcactCTTTATCAGCTTACTCACCATTATCATGTACTTTATTATTCGACTGGTGGCTACTGTGTATTCTTCTATTAGTTCTGCCAGGTAGTACAGGCCAGCAGCTGGTGAAAACAAAGATGTGGAGATGAGCGACGACACAGGAAAAACTGTAACAGCAACTTCTGAGGCTAAAAAATGAATccaatgcagaagtgcaaaaaaactgcagttcctctaatgacccaaaacagaataaatccCCACAAGCCCCAATGCTGAAATCTCCATTCGACAAAGAAACTAAAAGATGAACAGatgaaattagataaaatgtttgtggaaaTTAAGACCtaataaattcaaatataagaccatttaatgaattttaagGCCTactaattataaaataaaatttaatttaagacattttaagaacctcagaaaattacatcactttactgtaatacagCCTGTAAAACCACTTAGAAAATCATAATATCCAAATTTAAGATGACACCAAGTCTCATATAACGATATCgataaaatattgatatattgcccagcttTAACTTTTTTACCACTTTAACTGGAAACCAACCAATATTCTCAAAAAAGAGATAATTTGTCATTTCAATGgcattttaaagacaatttcAGAGCACGTGAGGCATAGCTTTGTTATGTTTATTACCAGGACAGTGTTATTTACACATGTGCAATCAACACTAAACTAGAACTCTTGGTAGTTGTTAAAAGTTCTCAAATGCTAAATGTTAcagatatttattaaaaaaaaactttggatcaaata encodes:
- the ankrd53 gene encoding ankyrin repeat domain-containing protein 53; the protein is MPVTELSKIRVRLLVTTFPWQPWKPVNKSGKRRRGRCKNRKHIHKAPPDVHMFPAVAAGSSEKLDLSVNSQGLSALHVACLYGQLAAVQLLVASRLAWIDSSDLQGRQPVHMVLSSRSSPNTSSCLRYLLEHGADVNATTDSGTTPLHLAASEGLLDCTEILVQAGADVLAQDSVGHTPLDLARIWCHREVARYLKSCMWQTEKKKEMHERKLVQNLYSDLVEMVKLNDLNKKTLIDVKMAEWANNKGLPLLKDFHPRVSVSQYHTQCLSSGQNTSYQKYAKRPSKHQPEDPLEKITSKKQPPFSPWTIFMGVQPEKPLREPDLRGQVTVWRDSSSRQPQYSTKWDGTHRPTPDLPLDVLKRVLFPRAFPSRIASPRYFEPQDIEEVQHRGYPQGRSTSPWTEVAMHLAEVLEPGHY
- the tex261 gene encoding protein TEX261; its protein translation is MWFIYLLSWLSLVIQISFVTLAIAAGLYYLAELIEEYTVATSRIIKYMIMFSTGVLAGLYLFEGFPMLMVGVGLFTNLVYFGLLQTFPYILLSSPNFILSCVLVVVNHYMAFQYFAQEYYPFSEVLAYFTICLWVIPFAFFVSLSAGENVLPSTMQQGDDVVSNYFTKGKRGKRSGILLVFSFLKEAVLPSRQKMY